One window of the Shewanella khirikhana genome contains the following:
- a CDS encoding DUF2251 domain-containing protein — MNIKHLLLAITITWSLISMADEAMIYAETEFTVGVETVLESGSPKNSYMVVFEDDGDTGYLYGLDTGRDRTFLASVE; from the coding sequence ATGAACATCAAGCACCTACTACTAGCAATAACGATTACTTGGAGCCTTATTAGCATGGCCGATGAGGCAATGATATATGCCGAAACAGAGTTCACTGTTGGAGTAGAAACTGTTCTTGAAAGTGGATCGCCCAAGAATAGCTATATGGTAGTGTTCGAGGATGACGGAGACACTGGATATTTATACGGACTAGATACAGGGCGGGATCGTACTTTTCTAGCCAGTGTTGAGTGA
- a CDS encoding barstar family protein, translating to MKIYKINSDDISTWDSFHDFFSATFNFPGYYGRNMDAWNDCMSDSNEVISIHIENAKKLKEKSPEIFNALVECTAFINYRLTEQGAQPLIALSYYV from the coding sequence ATGAAGATATATAAAATTAACTCTGACGATATAAGCACTTGGGATTCATTCCATGATTTCTTTAGTGCAACATTTAATTTTCCCGGGTATTACGGGAGAAATATGGATGCGTGGAATGATTGCATGAGTGACAGCAACGAAGTCATTAGCATCCATATTGAAAATGCTAAAAAGCTCAAAGAAAAGAGTCCTGAAATATTCAATGCACTTGTAGAATGCACTGCATTTATCAACTACCGACTTACAGAACAGGGGGCGCAGCCATTAATTGCGCTATCTTATTATGTTTAA
- a CDS encoding DUF7660 family protein: protein MEIDYEKIGSKEELIALIGRLCSEDTSKWENVSTLSFLEAMAAWLESSGNLYKNLKLDTDSELPSWQIFADAIQAATIYE from the coding sequence ATGGAAATAGACTACGAAAAAATTGGAAGTAAAGAGGAGCTGATCGCTCTTATTGGTAGACTTTGCTCTGAGGATACTTCCAAGTGGGAAAATGTATCTACATTATCTTTTCTAGAGGCTATGGCTGCGTGGCTAGAAAGTTCAGGTAATCTATACAAAAATCTCAAACTAGACACAGATTCAGAGCTTCCTAGCTGGCAGATCTTCGCAGATGCAATCCAGGCCGCAACTATCTATGAGTAA
- a CDS encoding DUF2251 domain-containing protein, whose translation MNIKHLLLAITITWSLISMADEAMIYAETEFTVGVETVLESGSPKNSYMVVFEDDGDTGYLYGLDRSRDGNPILDALHIYNVANVTDKHLSSEAQIVWSGDGNKALLLINGYPHAAFDFVAKRGYCRTSFPPPDTKWTKYSHEWSDDVLTLF comes from the coding sequence ATGAACATCAAGCACCTACTACTAGCAATAACGATTACTTGGAGCCTTATTAGCATGGCCGATGAGGCAATGATATATGCCGAAACAGAGTTCACTGTTGGAGTAGAAACTGTTCTTGAAAGTGGATCGCCCAAGAATAGCTATATGGTAGTGTTCGAGGATGACGGAGACACTGGATATTTATACGGACTAGATAGGAGCCGAGATGGTAACCCCATTCTCGACGCCCTCCATATTTATAATGTTGCCAATGTCACTGACAAACATCTTTCCTCGGAAGCACAAATAGTATGGTCAGGAGACGGAAACAAGGCTCTATTACTAATAAACGGCTATCCTCATGCGGCTTTCGACTTTGTTGCTAAAAGAGGCTATTGCCGAACCAGCTTCCCACCTCCGGACACCAAGTGGACAAAATACAGTCATGAGTGGAGCGATGATGTTCTTACACTATTCTGA